From the genome of Astatotilapia calliptera chromosome 3, fAstCal1.2, whole genome shotgun sequence:
AGCCGCGGTGACCGGCAGGGCGGTCAGGGAGATGTGGTTTACCCCATCGGCTACTCTGAGAAACCGGTCCCCGACACCAGCATCCAGGAGACTGACAAGAACCTGGTGGAGAAGGTGAGAAAAGCTCCAGATACACACATTTTCCCTCCTGTTTGAATGGTCCCAACCACCAGTCTGTGGATTTAATGTCTATTTAACTTCATAGGTGAAGCTACCATTGCTGAATTAGTTATGCTTTACTTTGtgagaaataaacacaataacaaATCTTTTTACAGTGACCAtccagattttgtttttattttagttttatagttTTTGTACTAGCTTTATAATGACTATAATAACCATGGTGTACATAGTTATTCTGTCAAACATGTGGAATCAGTACTTTGGGCAGAAACTGGATGTGGATTTTGGAACTGGCACAGAGGAGAGTCTATGTGCCTTCTCACAATGAGCGGTCAGCCCGTACTTTGGAATAGGTGCCTTAAAGACAgtcgcttttattttgataggaCCTTTAAAACAATAGGACTATAGTCAAAATGTTTCCTCACAAGAGTGTTAGAATGAAGGTGATCTgcttagaatgaaaagaaaagagctcAGTAAAGAAAGCGAGGCTTAGTTTTGGGTGGACGTAAGAGGGTCTTTAGCAGGGatttaaatcaaacatgtggtaCTTGGTCTGACCCCGCCCACTCTCTCGTCTTGCTGTGGTGCAGAGGTGCTGGGACGTGGCCCTTGGGCCCCTGAAGCAGATCCCCATGAACCTGTTCATCATGTACATGTCGGGCAACACTATCTCCATCTTCCCCATCATGATGGTGTGCATGATGGCCTGGAGGCCCATCCAGGCTCTCATGTCCATGTCTGCCAGTGAGTATCCAGCGCTCGGACACCGTTTATGTTCCTGACCGGATGCTAACTgctcctttcattctctctgcCTCAGCCTTCAAGCTGCTGGAGAGCTCCAGCCAGCAGTGGCTCCAAGGCCTCGTCTACCTGATCGGAAACCTCCTGGGCTCGGCGCTGGCCATCTACAAGTGTCAGTCGATGGGACTGCTCCCGACACACTCGTCCGATTGGCTGGCATTCATAGATCCGCCGCAGGTAAGGTCGTAAACGTGCAGCAGGGATAAATAGTTCTTCAAATTGATACCCTAActgtatctactaaaaatctaaGATGAGTTTGACCTTGACCTGAAGgccagaggtcaagttttctgtaCATCTTGTATATGCAATGACTTGAACAAGGGCTGAGATGCAGATTCTATAATTGATACCATAGATGTGTGTACTAGGAGGCTGACAGGTAGCACTGCTGGTACCCAGTGTTTTTAGtagtaatattaataataatgatagtagTAATAAGAATGGGTATAATGGTAGTAATAgtaaaaaatgataataaatgaTGATGTTAACCTTTAGAATTGTCCCTTCTGTTTAAGTGTAAAGTTTAAGTACATTCATATTTATAAAACTTGTCTCAGTTTGTCCACAAAGAAATCCACCAGCACAGCCGATGTTTGGGcttaaactttattaaattagATAAAGGTTTCTGCAGCTCATTACCCCAAGTTTCTGTGGACCCCCTGCTTACAAATAAAAAGGGAAAGCTGTAAGTGGTTTGTTTAcaggggaaaataaaaacacctcATTGTTTGTCATGACGGAGCAGTACAATCTGCCACTGAGCAGATTTTCACACTTTGTTCACATTTTGAGTAATTCTAGTTAAAAATACAGCCAATAAAATGAGGTACAGAGTCTGACACAAGCTTTCCATTAGCTCAGCTTTTGGCTTCATCGGACTGTTTGTTGATAAAAGCTGCTGTGAGCAGCgctacatgtttgatttggcagattccTTCTAATGCAGCCTTTGAAGGGATGTGTGTGGAAGTGGTGACCCTTCACTTGTTCTGTGAATGTGTGAACCACTGCGCTGTCTGCCAGAAACACAATACCTGAAAAATGGCCCAGTAGGTTTGGTCTGTAAAgtaattttttcatgttttcaggcTTTTTGGCTTCTTCATTAAGTTCTTATAAAACAGACGTGTCACAATCCTCAACCTGCTGAACTACTGTTTCTAGCTCAGTAGGGGGCAGAATTGGCTTAGTTTCAAATTCTCCTGAGGTCATGGAAGACACCTTGCATTATcaatgatgtatttatttggtCGTCAGAAACATCTTTGTAACAtgcaggaacaaataaaatcttacctttttaatgttaaaataccTCAGAGTGGGCCTTTGAGGGGTGACTGcacataaacatcaaacagttaATGCTGAGAGTctgtttccttccttccttccttcacaGTGTGACTGAATCATTTTCAGGTCTGCTTGCAAGTAAAATGATTGCAAGTTGGTTTTAGGTGCAGTAAGCAAAAGTTCCCTGATGTGCTCTGGGGAGGAGATGCACATCCTTCTGGATTTCCCTCAGGAAGAGTATGCAATGTCCCTGAATCAAACATACGGAGCTAGTTGTGTGCACAGCCGGAAGTAACTTTGTTACCAGTTTCACTTGGTATTACCCAgcaacctcctgcaaccacttcccaaccagttggggaatacagatttttttttccttagcaAACAAAGATTGCCTGATGGTTGCTAACTGGTGTGTAGGCCTGTGTGAATTAGAAAACAGTCAAACTTGGGCATCATTTACCTCTTTACCCCTTGAAAGCAGACTTTGAGTAACATCTGAAGCTCTTTTCTGAACTGAGTGGTTTATGTCATATTTAAGGCCTGTTTACGGGAGATATGACTGTTTGCATCAGAAGTTAGTGAGGGTGGTGTCTGCCTGTGGAGCTACCCAGAAAATATTCTAACGGTGGTCAAAGCACCTTTTTATTGATATATGCTGAGGTGTCAGAGGGGAGGTCTTCAGATGTCGGCTGTATAACTCCTTCTAGTGTCCACTCATTTTCCAGCTCGCAGTGTTTCAGGCTTCTTTATTTTCCTGTCACAGTGACAGCCACGTGTTCCTGACTATAAGAGCTTGAAACCAGCAGCTAACTGCCAATTAATTAAGTATGGGTAATTAGTTTAACCGAGTAGTGTTTCCCAGTTTGAGTGTTTCAGTTGTCACACAGGTCCCTGCGGTGTTTTGTCACACTGGTTACTGCCTCTCACTGTACCCACATTTGTCTTCTCCACAGAGGATGGAGATCATGGGAGGAGGGATGGTGTTGTGAAGAGGACCACGTGTGCATGCAAAGGATTGATATGTTGACCTTCAGAGGTTAGATACTGTAAATACTCCACCTGAGCCGCACCACCGAGGCCGCCCGGCAAAGCTGACATGGAGGAAAATCcagctggctttttttttccccgtcCTCAGCAGATCCAGGCTCGAGCGCGGCAGCTAAAATGGCACCGCCAGGGtttcatctcacacacacatacactattTGCCTTTTATCAGAGAAACGTTACTTCCGCCAGCTGCTCTGCTTACGTTTGCCGTCACCTCTGACGTTCTTCTTTTCTTAAAGCCAGCTGATCATCATATTTACTTCTGTTCAACTACTGTAATTTCACTTGATACTTCACATGCTAAAAATACGAGATTATCGACAAGGTTATTTTTGGAGGGTAAACATCACTAATGGCAGAGTGTTACCTGTAACTCCCGAGGGAGTCCCTGGGAGGAGGTCATTTCTCATGAATAGTAGagtagttttcttttttgtttttcttccatcaGTCGTTCAGTTTGTTGTGAACGCTTCATTATGTTAACATGAACTCACCAAGCTAGCCCACAGCATTTACTCACCTGTTTAATTTATAGGTTTGTTTAATTTATGCAGATTAGTTTTTTCCCTATGAAAATATTCTAGGAAATAAATCCTTATTGGTTGAATTCAAATGAGTTTGgatgtttgattatttttgcaGTGGTTTTTTGGTAAGTTGTTTCATGAAGATACTTAATGTTCAGTGGAATTACACAGAAACTAAACTATAAAACTTCTAATGAAGGCTGTAggggtggcagagcaggtcagccactaatctgaaggtcgggggttcaatcccaggctgcctcctggctgcatgccaaatattcttgggcaagatactaaccccgtgtttgcctactggtggtggtcagagggcccggtggcggcAGCCtcgcgccccagggcagctgtggctacaatgtagcttgctatcaccagtgtgtgaatgtgtgtgaatgactgaatgactaaagcgctttggggtccttagggactaagtaaagcgctatacaaatgcaggccatttaccattcatgtTTTTGGTGATTAAGGTGTGAACTACTGGGGACCATGTCAGACTTTGGGTCTTCTTGTCCAACATGTTTAAATCTGAAGGAAAAAACTTCAGTTTATTTGCTCAGTTATGACATTTTTCAGCCATAAGCACGAGAGTTGTTTAATATGTCAGAGTGATATGATATTACACAATATGACTGGTTGCAAGAGAAAAATGCACACCTGAAGGCAGGGCCGATAAGATTGTTTTTAGTCGGATATTTACCGCACCCTGTCCACAAACCCAGTTCAAAAGGTCTGAATCTGATTTAGTTTGTTGGATTTTCTGAGATGTCACAAAGCCTCCCAAGTctctttttggttttttcaaatgtttgtcTATCATAGTCATAAAGAACACTAAAGGATTTCTGGATTTATACTGGGGTTGGCTTCAAATGTTAATCACTCTCAGTTAAGTCCCACTGTCCTGAATGTTTTCAGAAATCCTGGAAATAAATAACCTGAACCACAGTCATGAATTCACAGAGGTAGCAAAGATATTCCTTTAATGTAACTGGTTTTAAAAGATCCTTCAGCGAGATTAGTCTCCGGTTCAGAAGCAGAAACCACTTTGAATCCATTTCAGCTGTTTTGGTGCAAATGAAGGTACTGGTTGGAGCAGAGGCTCCTGCTGGGTTAAAGTCGCTCTACAGCCCCATCCAGCTCTCCTCGTGTGGCAGCCTGTCTCAGGAGAACTCCTCTATACTCTTGATATACCTGACTGTGCTGCAGGAACTAACAAAAACACTAACAGAGTAAAACCAAAGAACATCACATTAGCTCCTAATCCTTCTTTTACCACCTGGACCACCTTGGGCTTCACATTCTACCTcttatatatgtatgtacacACTTAACTGGCTTCTTTCCCCACACCTTGGTGGAGGGATTCAGAAAACCACTGaagccccgccctggagccaggcctgggAGGGAGCTCAAGGGAGAGTGCCTGGTGCCAGGGTCTTACCCCATGAGACCCAACCGGGCCCAGCCTGAAGAGGAGACGTGGGCTCACCACCTGCTGTAGTGAGCAGGATGCCTGGGTGTGTGTCTGCTGGCTATCAGGACATATACTTATAGGTCCCTGATGAGaagatttaaaaatgtgtgttttgttaaatcatatatgtttaaAGGGAAAATAAGAAATGCATATATATAACATAAATGATACCAGTAAATAATTTTAGAATGGATGCTTCAGGCTTCACACAGAGCCGTCTTGGTGAATAACATTTATGAGCCTGTTTTGAAAGCAGGCCTTTACAACGCGCTTGTATCAACATTTAGCCAATTACAGGAAgtaagtatcaaaataaaagttcagcTCAGCCAGCAGTGAATTTCAACTTCCGTCTTTGCCTCATTCCAAACTTTTCCATTCCTCCATTCCTTTTGCTTCTTCTTGTGGGTGTGGATTTATCAGCACCCAGAACAGAAGGATCAGGTATGGCAGAAACCCCAGAGGCCATGAGGCTTTCACAGCGTTTGGTAGTCATCAGTGAATAAACATGAAAGCTTGGCTCTTAATGTAACATCTGAAATTCAGAAATGTGCCAaaacatattaaatatatatagtcTTCTTCACAGGTATCTTCATCTTATCACAGTACTGCCACACAGTGTGCATTAAATTTACAAACAGCACAGAGGACACACAGAGAGGGTAGCATCGTCTGCATTACTGGTACAGAGATTATGTTTAAAGAGCCTTCTTCTCTGTCAGGGAGCAGCTGCCATCCCACACAGTGACACAAAGTTACACATCTGGACACTCTCTCCTCCACTGCACATCTTCAGGACTGAGCAGACTTCATCCTTCTGAGAGATTGACGGACTGGTGCTTACGCAGCACCTTCCTCCTCTAACTGAGCTGTCGGAGCGTTTTGTAATACCAGCTTCATTCACCCAGTCTCGCACCCTGTCTAAATGTGTCTAAATCCCTTGTCAAACATCTGTACACCTCAACCTGAGAGTAGTATAAATCCCGCTTTAGCCAGCTAGCATACTGGTATAAGAGTCACAAGTAGCAAATGAAAAAGCTAGGACTGGTAAAAATCTGGTAAATGGAAATATCCAAATGATGAGATCCACGAGGGAGAGACAATCCTGATTCGAGCGGTGGTTCTGCGCATGCACTTTATGGTTATATTTATTAAAGTTAATCTAGATGTGTTAAAATTACTgaaatttgttttggttttttgtatgACATCACTTGTCACTTTTTTGACAGTCGTATGGTAACACtcaatttgtcacacacacacacacacacacacacacccacacacacagatttttatttcttttttaataacaaTTCCATACATGCTTTCCGACCGGTTTGTCTGGTCCGACTTGGCTGTCCTGCTGGTGGGCCGGGCTGTGAGCTTACGTAGGTGAGGACGGGGTGAGGCGAAGCTTTAAATGAGGCTGGGTGGCGTTGCTGTGGCGTTTATTTGGCCATGTGGAGGAGAAGGACCGGAGAAGTTGGTTTTTAGATGCTTGTCGTCTTATGTTTTTGCTGCTTCAAAGGATTGCACGCGAGCGTTTGGCTTCTACTAGCTAACTGCTCTTTTTAATAGAGTGCGCGAGGCACTTTAAttaactttttaatttaaaataaaagcaaacaggGGAAGTGACAGCTTTATGTAACTTTTTAATCAACCCCTCAGGGAGtgtaaattacttttttaagtGTTAAAATTCCTTTAAGAAAATTAATAAACTTTTCCAGTTTACCTCGCGCCATGGAGAGGATCGACGACGGTTACTCGGCAACGCAGGAGTATCCACATCCGTTCATTCACAAAATGAAGCTGACCAGGGCGCAAAGGATCCGGGTAACGCTCAAATATATATCGATTtaatatagaaaataaaatagaaaaactcATATAATGACGTGTTTAATTTTAGTGACCATCAGTCATTCAAACATTGAGTGTTAACACCTGAAACCAACCATATGATGATTTTTACCAACACGGAAAGAGGAGCCAGTCACTAAAAAGTTATTTACGAAGTATTTACTATCAAGCGTTTTCTCTTGGGACTCTTCCGGTTTCCCATTTTCTTCTATGtttgccaattttttttttctcatatcgATACAATCTTCAGTTTAGGCTTCCACAGCTCCCTGTTTCTCTGAGATCACAAGCAAATGAGCCAAGTCATAAATGTTTCCCAGCACGGATAAGCGGGCTTGATGATGAGAACAACATACCAGAGGGTTCCACAACTTTGGAAAACTTAATCAGTGTGGCTGGGTGTAAAACTGCACCTCTATGGGCATCTGAGTGTGTTCCCCTTATACGCAGGACGAACTTCACAGGTGCAAAGCTCTAATCTTAATTTTATTCAGTAGTTTCAGACTAAATTTGTAAAACCATCAAATAAAAGGCTATTTAATAGCCACAAATCAGGGTTTTCCTGTCACAAAATGGGACTTTGGTGACTGAATAAACTAACTAACCAATAAAGGAGTCCGTCTGTTACATTATTTGACAGAAATCTGTGCCtcatttgtaaatatttgcTAAGCAAAAATGTCCACTGTGATTCATTCTGATGAAACTAGgtttaaacaaatgtatttatcGCAGCGCTGCTAATTTCAAATCATGCAAAGTCCAGTTTCTGAGCGGTATGAGATTTATTGGGTCGTATGTGTGACTGCGCATTTAATGTATTTCTTCTGATCTCACAGGGTATCATCCTCGGCAGCATCCTCTTCCCCATACGCGTCACCTTGGCGGTCCTTTTCTTCCTTATAATGTGGCCCATCGCCCGGCTGCGATTGGCCGGCCTGTCCGAGGAGGAGCGCTCCAAACCCGTAGAAGGCTGGCGCCGCTGGTTTTACCACCCAATCATCTGGCTGCTGAGCAGAGCTGTGTTCTTCTCTCTGGGTTTCTACTGGATTAAGGTCAAAGGTCGCAGGGCAAACCTGAAGGAGGCTCCGGTGCTGGTGGTGGCGCCCCACAGCAGCTTTCTGGACATGCTGGTTTTTTGCCCGGCCCAGCTGGCGACGGTGGTGTCGAGGTCAGAGAACACCAGCCTGCCGGTCATAGGAGGTAAACAAGAGTAGCTCTTAGCTAGTTCTTAAGATTTATCAATGTATACATTTCCTTCACgcgcattttttttttattgtgggtCGACAATAATGGCAATTTTCAAGTAAAACAGTTAGAAATTACATACATTGTACAGGGATAGGTGTCAGAGAACTATGACATGACAGAAgcatagcagcaagagtgaaagggaagctttacaagatggtagtgaggcCTGCTGTGATGTGATGTAATGTGTGGTTTGGAGACAATGGCACTGACAGAAAGATGGAGATGCTTAGATTTTCCCTGGGAATGATCAGAATGGACAAGAGTAGAAATGAGACAAAGAGACTGAGATGGTTtaaacatgtgcagaggaggaacaCTGGgtatattggacaaaggatgtcgaagatggagctgccaggcaaagaggaagacctcagaggagaTTTGTGGATATAGTgaagagggttggtgtgacagaagaggaggatgctaggaaCAGGgtggagatggaggcagatgatccgtGAATTTGTTTGCGTTGAAGCCATCACTGTAGCCTCTGAGGAGCTGAAGCACACTCGCACATTTCTGACACCGATAATGAATAAAGAAATTAACTGTTAGATTAATGTGTGCCTCCTTTTCTTGAGAATTCTGCTGCTGCCGTGCTAGAAGCCCTGCAAACTTGCCCACACAGCTTATTGCATGCTGATGTAAGGTGCTGCTGAGCTATGGTCTTACATAGGGCGTACATGCTGCTTCCTTTCAGATGTCTCCATGTCTGCTGTAGGAGAGAAATCTGCCTTTGATCGCGTGTTTTATCTTTTACGGGAACCCCTCTGCTATTCTGCTGACTCAGCCTCCGATGACAACATGAAGGTCGAGGCTTCAAGTGCAGACTTCCTTGTTTACAAGGAACTTGTTACTTGTTTATCCAGTTACTTGTTTATCTAGGTTGAATTTCATAGAAGTCCAAATGTAATGCGCAGTATTTGCAGTTATAGATATAGTTATAtcttttcttgtttctctcttttttcatccTCTTGTCTTTACATCTGAATTAGCTGAATTCTCTGACTGACAATGACTTCTGACTGACTTCAGTCAGAAGTCAGTCAGAAAGCTCCACCACAGTGTAAAACAAACTCACTGCTGGGAATCCATCCTGAAACCCCTCAGGACTTCTAGTTGAGCTGTTATTTTGCAGCATTATCGAATTTAACTTAATttcacaggttaaaaaaaactgcacatataGAACCACACAACTGATAATAAACACCTGAAAAGTTTCCCAACTTTGCCCCCAAATAAGTTTTTAAGAAAGCTTTTTTCTCCTCTGGATTGTAAACCTATCTGCTTTTAGTCACTTGGTTGCATTTTTGTAATGACAAGTGCCTGGGTGACATCATATTTTCCTGTGCTGTGGAGGTATTCACAGTGCAGTGTGCTGATAACAGCAGGCATTCGCGCTCCACCTTTTTCACACAAACAATCCAGAGCGATATTTGGCCATTGAACAGTTAGAGTAgggggtgggggaactccagacctcaagggccggtgtcctgcaggttttagatgtgtccttgatccaaaacagattatttaaatggctaaattacctcctcaacatgtcttgaagttctccagaggcctggtaatgaactaatcatttgattcaggtgtgttgacccagggtgagatctaaaacctgcaggacaccggtccttgaggcctggagttcagcGCCCCTGTGTTCTGCAAGCATGCGAGGAGATCCAAAGATAAAGAAGCGGCCCACACCGCTGGCTCCTGATCTGCTGCGTCTTACAGGGTGTCTTGCTTTCTGGTTCTGATTCTTGTTCTTTTCTTAATTGTGTTTCAGCTCTGCTGGAGTTCAACCAGTCTGTGCTGGTGAGCAGGAAGGATCCAGAGTCGAGAAAAAAAGCTGTCGCTCAACTCAATGAGAGGTTGACCTCCGACGGCTACTGGCCTCAGGTGAGACACTTTGGCGGCTGACAGAATGTCACTCCTCCCTCGGCTGGGTTCTTGTTTACAGAAGTGAAATTTCTACCAAATTATCCCGTCAGACTTTGCAGCAGTTTGAGGAATGCAAAGCAGATTAAAGATAATCTTTTAATGGGAATGGTCCTTCTGTTGTTTACTGCTTGTGGTTTAGAAAAAATCTGTAGTTTGTCACAAGCAGTTGAGCAGTTGATCACGATTAGATTAGGTCCTCTTGATGGAAGAAGAGGGAAATGATCCACTTTTCTGCCTCACGGGAacacatttgtttacatttgtgtCCTTAACAACAGTGTacaccaggggtccccaatcccagtccacgagggccggtgtccctgcaggttttagatgtatccttgatccatcacagctgatttaaatggctgaattagctcctcaacatgtcttgaagttctccagaggcctagtAATGacctaatcatgtgattcaggtgtgttgacccagggtgagatctaaaacctgcagggacaccggccctcgcgTACTgagattggggacccctggtttACACACTGAAAAAGTCACCTCAGGGCAGCTGTTACTGCTGGTAGAAAAAGAGGGGACACAGATTAAAAGACTCAGTTATTTTACTTTTCTCTTCATAAACACTATGTGAAATTGTGGATGAGAAGATAAGGGATGTTGATGTTTCCCAAAGAGCTTAAAGTGAAAGGAGCCATAAGCAGTCTGAAAGTCCCGTGTGAGGTGGCAACACTGCCATGACATCACAAGCCTGGAAATCGCTCTCTCAGCTCACcgcttcttttcatttctgtccaGATGCTGATGTTTCCCGAGGGGACAACGACTAACGGCAGTGCTCTCATCAAATTCAAGCCCGGTGAGTGGGACCTACGCGTGCGACTCACGTAGGTGACATCATGCTGGTTTTCCAGCCGTTTGAACAAATGATGCAGGAATGACCTGTGTGAGCGGGAAGGGCGAAGCTGCAcattgtgctgctgctgtgtgattaactgctcctctcttcctcctgtctCCATCTGTGTCATGAAAGGTGCCTTTCTCGCTGGAGTTCCTGTCCAACCTGTGCTGCTGCATTACCCCAACAAGCTGGTGAGTAACACCATGGGCGTGCTGCTGGTGACAGCAGACGCCTTCTTTGGCTCTTTTAGGTTATATTAATCATTTGAGCCCTTCCATATTTTACACAGGACTGCCATTTTTGTCGGCTCTGATTCCGTTTATCGTACCTGGACCGTGTCCTCGGTCTGTGACAGATATTCTCAAATGTTCCTgggtctttgtttttaaagaggtCTGTGATCACAGCTCAGGTTTATGCCACACTGGGCTGGTTTGCCTGAAACTGCAGCTGTTCATCCACAGAGAGATCTGTACCAGGGAGGTGCTGTTTGGGTAAACGGGCCTCAAGCATTATCCAAATGTTTCCCATGCACCCCATACATGATATGATTGAATGGCTTTAATGAATCATGTCTTTAAGGATGGCCTTGGTGTTCATTCAGGGTTCGTAACGTGTCTTGAGGATCAGCTGAGGTTGCATTTGTGAACACACTGTGATGTTTACTCAGGCACTGTGTTTGCACACTGGGTACTACTGAGGTGTGCCGGGACTGACTGGTATTATATATgctataaaataaaagaataataacCCCTCCCACTCTGGGAAAGCAACTCAGAGGAAAGAtaagaaaactttaaatttttatttaaatttgttgtcTCTTCTTCAGGATACTGTTCGCTGGACGTACAAAGGCACAGCCTGGTGAGTTCCTTCATTGCTTCACCTGCACATCTGTCACACATGTTTAATGTCAGGGTTTAGTTTAGCAAACCccagaaacaaatgaaaataaaaatctactTAAGGTAAGCTCCAAGTAAGAACTTGGTGCTTAAAATAATTATGCAAGAGCAGCTTTTCAGCATCCTTATGCTTTTTCTAGAAGCTCAATGCAGTGCTTATCATTGTCAGCTGTAACAGATCAGCAGGGCCTGTGCTATGAAACAAGTCCAACACAACCAAGACGTCTGGCTTTATCTGGTTTCACTTATGCTACCATCTGCAATCAGGATAAGCAGTCGCACGAACGTCGCTTGAGATGAGCGCGTTCGTGTGGAAAAAGGTGGCGTCGCCAGTCTGACCAATCACGGGCACGGGTGTATATTTTTACAAAGATAAAACCGCTACGTCAGAGAGATATgaagagaacaaacacacaatgtGTGTGAGCTTCAAGTGCTTTTGTCAGACTAGAAAAGATTTCTTGTATCATAAAGTTTGGCCTGTTTGAAGCTGGGATGGAAAGTGGGCAAAAAGTCTGACTGCACAAGTTCAAAAGACTTCTCGGTGCCACGGCTCGAATATTAAGAGACATGTGCTTACAGTTAAGGGTCCCATCAAAGTTTTGTTTGGgagatggtttgtttttttccttccagcTGCAGCTCTGTTGGTGTTTAACAGTCTGAGAGCAAGAAGAGAATATAAACAGAATCACCCCACTTCTGTAAACCTTCGAAGTTGCTTTTAAGAATCTGTATTTCTTACTGATGCTCATCAGGGAGagaaaaagactttaaaaactCAAGTTTGTCCTACTCTCTGTACACAGAGCTGAGAGATCATCCAGGAATGTCGATGCAATTCTTCAGATTAGTCAGCAGCCATCGTTTTCATACCTGTCTGTCGCTAATCTCCAACATAACTTGCTCCAGACTAGCGTACGTTGCCATGGTGAACCGCCCACCACACCAACAGGTTTAGCTTCTGTTTTTAACACATACAACATATCAATAATTCAATTACACTGGGGGGAAAAATGCAAGGATATTGGCAATATTGTTGCAAATAATCAAGTCATTTGTATAAATTTTATGATGTAGACAATATAGAAGAATGgagcaaaatttaaaaagcagaaaccagtgttttgttttggggtgtttttgtttattttaaaaaagctctGCATAAGGGTCAACATTTTAATGTAATAAGTGTGTAAATGTAAGTTAGTGAAGAAAGAAGTGTGATATTGTCAGAGCATGGTAGTGGAGGAAGCCTTCCTCCTAGAGAGCGTTTTTGTTTATGACCTTTCGAAGCCCTTGTGAAGCTAAACGAGGCT
Proteins encoded in this window:
- the emc4 gene encoding ER membrane protein complex subunit 4, coding for MASPGGQGGGALSTRGGSGARRMKWALELSLGNTRSRGDRQGGQGDVVYPIGYSEKPVPDTSIQETDKNLVEKRCWDVALGPLKQIPMNLFIMYMSGNTISIFPIMMVCMMAWRPIQALMSMSATFKLLESSSQQWLQGLVYLIGNLLGSALAIYKCQSMGLLPTHSSDWLAFIDPPQRMEIMGGGMVL